In Quadrisphaera sp. RL12-1S, a single genomic region encodes these proteins:
- a CDS encoding helix-turn-helix domain-containing protein gives MTAARTATRAGTRGGSGLQRTRDWALENLDSPLSVADLASHARLHPQTLARRWRDETGLPPFRWLTLARLERAKDLLEQTDLEPRSIARVCGMGTSSSFRSRFVRETGAPPARHRTAHRGH, from the coding sequence GTGACGGCCGCCCGCACGGCCACCAGAGCGGGGACCCGCGGGGGGTCGGGCCTGCAGCGCACGCGCGACTGGGCGCTGGAGAACCTGGACTCGCCCCTCTCCGTCGCCGACCTCGCCTCCCACGCGCGCCTGCACCCGCAGACCCTGGCGCGCCGGTGGCGCGACGAGACCGGTCTGCCGCCGTTCCGCTGGCTGACCCTGGCGCGGCTCGAGCGGGCCAAGGACCTGCTGGAGCAGACCGACCTGGAGCCGCGCTCGATCGCGCGGGTGTGCGGCATGGGCACCTCCTCCAGCTTCCGCAGCCGCTTCGTGCGGGAGACCGGCGCCCCGCCGGCGCGGCACCGCACCGCCCACCGCGGCCACTGA
- a CDS encoding HAD family hydrolase encodes MTEAAGATRLRPVGAVLFDMDGTLVDSRAAVERAWATWAREHGADVDQAVRCAHGGSAEDLVRLLLPGLTDREVDAGAARQLELQYDDVADVVAARGAREVVELVEELALPWAVVTNADLRLAQVRLRAAGVRAPVLVTVEDVPAGKPDPAGYRLAASRLGVPTSACLVVEDSAAGASAGRAAGAQVAGVGGLEADVTVADLVELGALVRSAAARGDVIRAGGGAAGAGRPESRWRSGS; translated from the coding sequence GTGACGGAGGCTGCTGGCGCGACCCGGCTGCGACCGGTCGGCGCCGTCCTGTTCGACATGGACGGCACGCTCGTGGACTCGCGCGCGGCGGTCGAGCGCGCCTGGGCGACCTGGGCCCGCGAGCACGGCGCCGACGTCGACCAGGCGGTGCGCTGCGCGCACGGCGGGTCCGCCGAGGACCTGGTCCGGCTCCTCCTGCCCGGCCTGACCGACCGCGAGGTCGACGCCGGCGCGGCCCGCCAGCTGGAGCTCCAGTACGACGACGTGGCCGACGTGGTCGCCGCGCGCGGGGCCCGGGAGGTGGTCGAGCTCGTCGAGGAGCTGGCCCTGCCGTGGGCCGTGGTGACCAACGCCGACCTGCGGCTCGCGCAGGTCCGGCTGCGCGCGGCAGGGGTGCGCGCCCCGGTGCTGGTCACCGTCGAGGACGTCCCGGCCGGCAAGCCCGACCCGGCGGGCTACCGGCTCGCCGCCTCCCGGCTCGGGGTGCCCACCTCGGCCTGCCTGGTCGTGGAGGACTCCGCGGCGGGCGCCAGCGCTGGGCGGGCCGCCGGCGCCCAGGTCGCCGGCGTGGGCGGCCTCGAGGCCGACGTCACCGTCGCCGACCTGGTGGAGCTGGGCGCCCTGGTGCGTTCCGCGGCCGCCCGCGGGGACGTCATCCGGGCCGGGGGTGGCGCCGCTGGCGCAGGTCGACCGGAGAGCCGCTGGCGCTCCGGGTCGTGA
- a CDS encoding ATP-binding cassette domain-containing protein → MASRPAAQEEASAPPLLEMRHIIKRYAGVTALKDVSLTVRRGDIHAICGENGAGKSTLMKVLSAVEPHGTFEGQIFLDGQECRFPDIKHSEQAGIAIIHQELAMIPELSVMENLFLGSERTRRGVIDWNEAYATAVRLLDQVGLREDPSTPIKNLGVGKQQLVEIAKALHKNAKLLILDEPTAALNESDSQHLLDLILQFRERGLTCIIISHKLNEIERVADAVTIIRDGQTIETIDVRVEGINEDRIIRAMVGRTLDHRFPEYTPSIGETYFEVKNWTVRHPEVPERLVCDDESFFVRRGEIVGFAGLVGAGRTELARSLFGRSYGQWVSGTITLDGREIAPKNVKQAIDAGMAYVSEDRKTLGLNLLDSIGETTISAALKKVSRGGVIDDSRSFVAAEGYRKELRTKSTSVLQGVRQLSGGNQQKVVLAKWLFTTPELLILDEPTRGIDVGAKYEIYGVIQKIAASGRGVILISSELPELLGLSDRIYTINEGRISGVLDRDEADQESLLRLMTLERKAVR, encoded by the coding sequence ATGGCATCACGTCCTGCCGCGCAGGAAGAGGCGTCAGCGCCGCCCCTGCTCGAGATGCGGCACATCATCAAGCGCTACGCCGGCGTCACCGCGCTCAAGGACGTCTCGCTCACGGTGCGGCGGGGTGACATCCACGCCATCTGCGGCGAGAACGGGGCCGGCAAGTCCACGCTGATGAAGGTCCTGTCGGCCGTGGAGCCGCACGGCACGTTCGAGGGGCAGATCTTCCTCGACGGGCAGGAGTGCCGGTTCCCCGACATCAAGCACAGCGAGCAGGCCGGCATCGCGATCATCCACCAGGAGCTCGCGATGATCCCCGAGCTGTCGGTGATGGAGAACCTCTTCCTCGGCAGCGAGCGGACCCGGCGCGGTGTGATCGACTGGAACGAGGCCTACGCGACGGCCGTGCGCCTGCTCGACCAGGTGGGCCTGCGCGAGGACCCCTCGACCCCGATCAAGAACCTCGGGGTCGGCAAGCAGCAGCTGGTGGAGATCGCCAAGGCGCTCCACAAGAACGCCAAGCTGCTCATCCTCGACGAGCCCACCGCGGCCCTCAACGAGAGCGACTCCCAGCACCTGCTGGACCTCATCCTGCAGTTCCGCGAGCGGGGTCTGACCTGCATCATCATCTCCCACAAGCTCAACGAGATCGAGCGCGTGGCCGACGCCGTCACGATCATCCGCGACGGCCAGACCATCGAGACCATCGACGTCCGCGTCGAGGGCATCAACGAGGACCGCATCATCCGCGCGATGGTCGGCCGCACCCTCGACCACCGCTTCCCCGAGTACACGCCCTCGATCGGGGAGACGTACTTCGAGGTCAAGAACTGGACCGTCCGCCACCCCGAGGTCCCCGAGCGGCTGGTCTGCGACGACGAGAGCTTCTTCGTCCGGCGGGGCGAGATCGTCGGCTTCGCCGGTCTGGTCGGCGCGGGGCGCACCGAGCTGGCCCGCAGCCTCTTCGGCCGCTCGTACGGCCAGTGGGTCTCCGGGACCATCACGCTGGACGGCCGCGAGATCGCCCCGAAGAACGTCAAGCAGGCCATCGACGCGGGCATGGCCTACGTCTCCGAGGACCGCAAGACCCTCGGGCTCAACCTGCTCGACTCGATCGGCGAGACGACCATCTCGGCGGCGCTCAAGAAGGTCTCCCGCGGTGGCGTCATCGACGACAGCAGGTCCTTCGTCGCCGCGGAGGGGTACCGCAAGGAGCTCCGCACCAAGTCGACCAGCGTCCTGCAGGGGGTCCGGCAGCTGTCCGGCGGCAACCAGCAGAAGGTCGTGCTGGCCAAGTGGCTCTTCACCACCCCGGAGCTGCTGATCCTGGACGAGCCCACGCGCGGGATCGACGTCGGCGCGAAGTACGAGATCTACGGGGTGATCCAGAAGATCGCCGCCTCGGGACGAGGGGTCATCCTCATCTCCTCCGAGCTCCCCGAGCTCCTCGGTCTGTCCGACCGGATCTACACCATCAACGAGGGGCGCATCTCCGGCGTCCTCGACCGCGACGAAGCGGACCAAGAGAGCCTGCTCAGGCTCATGACCCTGGAGCGGAAGGCCGTCCGATGA
- a CDS encoding alcohol dehydrogenase catalytic domain-containing protein has protein sequence MRAAVYEGSGQVAVRDVELPVPGEGEVLVRVASNTICGTDLRIASGAKSKGVRVPVVLGHESAGVVERVGRGVDRVRVGDHVGVAPSVVCGTCDMCRRGAANLCRTAQVLGHDLDGGLAEHMLVSARAVAGGNLVVAAPEVPFEQVSLAEPLSCVLHAQRLYRVDVDDVVLVVGGGAIGLMHAQLARVAGARTVVVSEPVASRRALATRLGVDVVVDPVHEDLPAIMADLTDGVGADVVVLCIGVPALVDQALAGARHRGRVNFFAGFPKDRLSEVDPNRIHYGELTVTGSSNSTVDDHRAAVRLVERGRVDVGSLVTHSFGLDEIDQALVAAASPEAVKVVVRPGS, from the coding sequence ATGAGAGCCGCCGTCTACGAGGGCTCGGGCCAGGTCGCCGTGCGCGACGTCGAGCTGCCCGTCCCGGGCGAGGGGGAGGTGCTCGTGCGCGTGGCCTCCAACACCATCTGCGGGACGGACCTCCGCATCGCCTCCGGCGCCAAGTCGAAGGGCGTGCGGGTGCCCGTCGTCCTCGGGCACGAGTCCGCGGGCGTGGTGGAGCGCGTCGGGCGCGGTGTGGACCGCGTGCGGGTGGGCGACCACGTGGGAGTGGCGCCGTCGGTGGTGTGCGGGACGTGCGACATGTGCCGCCGCGGTGCCGCCAACCTCTGCCGGACGGCCCAGGTGCTGGGGCACGACCTCGACGGCGGCCTCGCCGAGCACATGCTCGTCTCGGCCCGGGCGGTGGCGGGGGGCAACCTCGTGGTCGCCGCCCCCGAGGTCCCGTTCGAGCAGGTCTCCCTCGCCGAGCCGCTCTCGTGCGTCCTGCACGCCCAGAGGCTGTACCGCGTGGACGTGGACGACGTCGTCCTCGTGGTGGGCGGCGGGGCGATCGGCTTGATGCACGCCCAGCTGGCCCGCGTCGCGGGTGCCCGCACGGTGGTGGTCAGCGAGCCCGTGGCCTCCCGCAGGGCCCTGGCCACCCGGCTGGGCGTCGACGTGGTGGTGGACCCCGTCCACGAGGACCTGCCGGCGATCATGGCCGACCTCACCGACGGGGTCGGGGCGGACGTGGTGGTCCTGTGCATCGGGGTCCCCGCCCTGGTCGACCAGGCCCTGGCCGGGGCCCGCCACCGGGGTCGGGTGAACTTCTTCGCGGGGTTCCCCAAGGACCGCCTGTCCGAGGTCGACCCGAACCGCATCCACTACGGGGAGCTGACCGTGACCGGGAGCTCCAACTCCACGGTGGACGACCACCGCGCCGCCGTCCGCCTCGTGGAGCGCGGCCGGGTGGACGTCGGGTCGCTGGTCACGCACTCCTTCGGCCTCGACGAGATCGACCAGGCGCTGGTCGCGGCCGCCTCCCCCGAGGCCGTGAAGGTGGTCGTGCGTCCCGGCTCCTGA
- a CDS encoding sugar-binding transcriptional regulator: MSAQPSQARGPGELLHAAAVLYFEQDATQAEVAARLGISQATVSRLVSEAKRRGMVQIKVLPPAPDEGSLGEEVAARLGLQRVYVFADTAPEVLGASMGPALGSALLDAELAAGDVVLISSGKMCYAAAHCDLPALHGVVVAPTVGGFAEPEAWYQTSEITREFAARVDGRPAFLYAPAVPSPWLRQSLLQDPAASRVVGLWDQARCAVLGVGAPPTSPRSLPHYARAHVRSLAGAVGDVCSRFYDADGQEVAFPGSESMLSTPLETLRRVPVTIAVARGQEKLLGIRAGAAAGFFNRLVTDTSTAELLLR, encoded by the coding sequence ATGAGCGCACAGCCGAGCCAGGCGCGCGGTCCCGGAGAGCTGCTGCACGCCGCGGCGGTGCTCTACTTCGAGCAGGACGCCACCCAGGCCGAGGTCGCCGCCCGGCTGGGGATCAGCCAGGCCACCGTCAGCCGGCTCGTCTCCGAGGCCAAGCGCCGCGGCATGGTGCAGATCAAGGTGCTCCCGCCCGCCCCCGACGAGGGGTCGCTGGGCGAGGAGGTCGCCGCTCGGCTCGGGCTCCAGCGCGTCTACGTCTTCGCCGACACCGCCCCCGAGGTGCTCGGCGCCAGCATGGGTCCGGCGCTGGGATCGGCACTGCTCGACGCGGAGCTGGCCGCGGGGGACGTCGTCCTGATCTCCTCGGGGAAGATGTGCTACGCGGCCGCGCACTGCGACCTGCCCGCCCTGCACGGCGTGGTGGTAGCCCCCACCGTGGGCGGCTTCGCCGAGCCGGAGGCGTGGTACCAGACCAGCGAGATCACCCGGGAGTTCGCCGCGCGCGTCGACGGGCGGCCGGCCTTCCTCTACGCCCCGGCCGTGCCCAGCCCCTGGCTGCGCCAGAGCCTCCTGCAGGACCCGGCCGCCTCCCGCGTCGTCGGGCTGTGGGACCAGGCCCGGTGCGCCGTGCTGGGCGTGGGGGCGCCGCCCACCTCGCCGAGGTCCCTGCCCCACTACGCCCGGGCGCACGTGAGGAGCCTCGCGGGTGCCGTGGGGGACGTCTGCTCGCGCTTCTACGACGCGGACGGCCAGGAGGTCGCCTTCCCGGGCAGCGAGTCGATGCTGTCCACCCCCCTGGAGACGCTGCGCCGGGTGCCCGTCACCATCGCCGTGGCGCGCGGCCAGGAGAAGCTGCTCGGCATCCGGGCGGGCGCGGCCGCGGGCTTCTTCAACCGCCTGGTCACGGACACCTCCACGGCAGAGCTGCTGCTGCGGTGA
- a CDS encoding SDR family oxidoreductase, which translates to MSGTFDGRAAVVTGAAGGIGLAVSEALMAEGARVLGLDLAEGVATASADPRWTGVRTDVTDAGAVHDAVEAFRASVGRVDLLVSNAGIFTAGQHIVDLEVETFRRSLEVNLTSHLVVLKEVLAAMGDGPGSIVIIGSRNVAAPGPGAAAYSAAKAGLTQLGRVAALELAPRGIRVNIVHPDAVFNTGLWTDEALASSAKRYGMSVEQYKRNTLLGVDVRLSDVSDAVLALLSDRFARTTGAQVPVDGGNIRVI; encoded by the coding sequence GTGAGCGGCACCTTCGACGGCCGCGCGGCCGTGGTCACGGGCGCCGCCGGGGGCATCGGGCTGGCCGTCTCCGAGGCGCTCATGGCCGAGGGCGCCCGGGTGCTGGGGCTCGACCTCGCCGAGGGCGTCGCGACGGCGTCAGCGGACCCCCGGTGGACCGGTGTGCGGACCGACGTCACGGACGCGGGGGCGGTGCACGACGCCGTCGAGGCGTTCCGCGCGTCCGTGGGACGCGTGGACCTGCTGGTGTCCAACGCGGGGATCTTCACCGCCGGCCAGCACATCGTCGACCTGGAGGTGGAGACCTTCCGGCGCAGCCTGGAGGTGAACCTCACCAGCCACCTGGTGGTGCTCAAGGAGGTCCTCGCGGCCATGGGCGACGGGCCCGGCTCGATCGTCATCATCGGCTCGCGCAACGTCGCCGCGCCCGGTCCGGGCGCCGCCGCCTACTCGGCCGCCAAGGCCGGCCTGACCCAGCTGGGCCGGGTGGCGGCCCTGGAGCTGGCACCCCGGGGCATCCGCGTCAACATCGTCCACCCCGACGCCGTCTTCAACACCGGCCTGTGGACCGACGAGGCGCTGGCGTCCAGCGCCAAGCGCTACGGGATGAGCGTCGAGCAGTACAAGCGCAACACCCTCCTCGGCGTGGACGTGCGCCTCAGCGACGTCAGCGACGCCGTGCTCGCGCTGCTCAGCGACCGGTTCGCCCGCACCACCGGCGCGCAGGTGCCGGTCGACGGGGGCAACATCCGCGTCATCTGA
- the lsrF gene encoding 3-hydroxy-5-phosphonooxypentane-2,4-dione thiolase translates to MPEADSTPTKNYFEDVPVQDQGFFLKGAASLDWGMKNRLSRIFRPSSGRTVMLAVDHGYFQGPTTGLERLDLAIPPLLPHADALMATRGAIRSTVTPATDKPVVVRASGGPSVLRELSDERLAMSIEDAVRLNASALAVQVFIGSENETQSIKNLTTLVDQGHQVGIPVMAVVAVGKDMVRDARYFRLATRMMAELGAQIVKCYYVAEGFGSVVASCPVPIVVAGGKKLPELEALQMTANCVAEGALGVDMGRNIFQSDKPAAMIQAVSAIVHEGASVEDAYALYRDGVA, encoded by the coding sequence ATGCCGGAAGCAGACTCGACCCCCACGAAGAACTACTTCGAGGACGTCCCCGTCCAGGACCAGGGCTTCTTCCTCAAGGGCGCCGCCTCGCTGGACTGGGGCATGAAGAACCGGCTCTCGCGGATCTTCCGGCCCAGCAGCGGTCGCACCGTGATGCTCGCCGTCGACCACGGCTACTTCCAGGGCCCCACCACCGGCCTGGAGCGCCTCGACCTGGCCATCCCGCCGCTGCTGCCGCACGCCGACGCCCTCATGGCCACGCGCGGGGCCATCCGCAGCACCGTCACCCCGGCCACCGACAAGCCCGTGGTGGTGCGCGCCAGCGGCGGCCCCAGCGTGCTGCGCGAGCTCTCGGACGAGCGGCTCGCGATGAGCATCGAGGACGCCGTGCGCCTCAACGCGTCCGCGCTGGCGGTGCAGGTGTTCATCGGCAGCGAGAACGAGACGCAGTCCATCAAGAACCTCACCACCCTGGTCGACCAGGGCCACCAGGTGGGCATCCCGGTCATGGCCGTGGTCGCGGTGGGCAAGGACATGGTCCGCGACGCCCGCTACTTCCGCCTGGCCACGCGCATGATGGCCGAGCTGGGCGCGCAGATCGTCAAGTGCTACTACGTGGCCGAGGGCTTCGGCTCCGTCGTCGCCTCCTGCCCCGTGCCGATCGTGGTGGCGGGCGGCAAGAAGCTCCCCGAGCTCGAGGCCCTGCAGATGACGGCGAACTGCGTCGCCGAGGGCGCCCTCGGCGTGGACATGGGCCGCAACATCTTCCAGAGCGACAAGCCCGCAGCCATGATCCAGGCCGTCTCGGCCATCGTGCACGAGGGCGCGTCCGTCGAGGACGCCTACGCCCTGTACCGCGACGGCGTCGCGTGA
- a CDS encoding ABC transporter permease subunit — protein sequence MVIALVLLLLFFQVQTGVALTPGNIINIIQGNAYVLILAVGMVLVIIAGHIDLSVGSVAAFVGVVVAKLIQDGGVPPYLAILLGLAVAILVGAWQGFWVAVVGIPAFIVTLAGMLLFRGLNQVLGQSTTIPVPQQIIYFGTASLPEVGPNTGFNNLTVLLGLLGLALLVFVELRKRRNALRLGAPAGPVGAVIAKLVLLGAAILVATYLFASAPVGRSFPIAGIVLLLLVVVYAFVAAKTPLGRHIYAVGGNRAAAVLTGVNVRRVNFFVMTNMGFLAGVAAVVFIGRSTSSGPADGVGWELDAIAAVFIGGAAVSGGIGTVVASVIGGLVIAVLNNGLQLLGVQADITQVIKGLVLLLAVALDVYNKSQGKPSIIGLVMRGLRRDPRTGQDGPPPAQQPAAEPPLSSTRS from the coding sequence ATGGTGATCGCCCTGGTGCTGCTCCTGCTGTTCTTCCAGGTGCAGACGGGCGTCGCCCTGACCCCCGGCAACATCATCAACATCATCCAGGGCAACGCCTACGTGCTCATCCTGGCCGTGGGCATGGTCCTGGTGATCATCGCCGGTCACATCGACCTGTCCGTCGGCTCCGTGGCCGCCTTCGTGGGCGTCGTCGTCGCCAAGCTCATCCAGGACGGCGGCGTGCCGCCGTACCTCGCGATCCTGCTGGGGCTGGCGGTCGCGATCCTCGTCGGGGCCTGGCAGGGGTTCTGGGTCGCCGTGGTCGGGATCCCGGCGTTCATCGTCACGCTCGCGGGCATGCTCCTCTTCCGAGGGCTGAACCAGGTGCTCGGGCAGTCGACCACCATCCCCGTCCCGCAGCAGATCATCTACTTCGGCACGGCGTCGCTGCCCGAGGTGGGCCCGAACACGGGCTTCAACAACCTCACCGTGCTGCTGGGCCTGCTGGGCCTGGCGCTGCTGGTCTTCGTGGAGCTGCGCAAGCGGCGCAACGCCCTGCGCCTGGGCGCCCCCGCGGGCCCCGTCGGCGCGGTCATCGCCAAGCTGGTGCTGCTCGGTGCGGCGATCCTGGTCGCGACCTACCTCTTCGCCTCCGCGCCGGTGGGCCGCTCGTTCCCGATCGCCGGCATCGTCCTGCTGCTCCTCGTGGTGGTGTACGCCTTCGTCGCCGCCAAGACCCCGCTCGGCCGGCACATCTACGCCGTCGGCGGCAACCGCGCCGCAGCGGTGCTCACCGGCGTCAACGTGCGCCGGGTCAACTTCTTCGTGATGACCAACATGGGCTTCCTCGCCGGCGTGGCGGCGGTCGTCTTCATCGGCCGCTCCACCTCCTCCGGGCCCGCCGACGGCGTCGGGTGGGAGCTCGACGCCATCGCGGCCGTCTTCATCGGCGGTGCCGCCGTCTCGGGCGGCATCGGCACCGTGGTCGCCTCCGTCATCGGGGGCCTGGTCATCGCCGTCCTCAACAACGGCCTGCAGCTGCTCGGGGTGCAGGCCGACATCACCCAGGTCATCAAGGGCCTGGTGCTGCTGCTGGCGGTGGCCCTGGACGTCTACAACAAGAGCCAGGGCAAGCCGTCGATCATCGGGCTCGTCATGCGGGGGCTGCGCCGCGACCCCCGCACCGGCCAGGACGGACCGCCGCCGGCCCAGCAGCCCGCCGCCGAGCCGCCGCTGTCCTCCACCCGGAGCTGA
- a CDS encoding zinc-binding dehydrogenase gives MQAVVCHGPEDYRLEEVARPELPAGGALVRVEAVGICASDLKCYHGAAKFWGDESRPAWAETEVVPGHEFVGVVEDVDDEAAARWGVAVGDRVTSEQIVPCWKCRYCLRGAYHMCAVHDLYGFKRRTPGAMAEYMVFPPEALVHKISKDLPPAHAAFVEPLSCSLHAVERADIQFEDVVVVAGCGPIGLGMIAGAKAKGAAHVVALDAVASKLDLARRSGADTVLDITQDDIYAAVRDLTGGFGADVYLEGTGHPAAVKQGLNLLRKMGTYVEYGVFGSEASADWSIISDDKELDVRGAHLGPHTWPKAVQMIESGVLPLDDICTHQLPLSRFQEGLDLVGAGTRSVKVSLLPGGPA, from the coding sequence ATGCAGGCCGTGGTGTGCCACGGGCCGGAGGACTACCGCCTGGAGGAGGTCGCTCGGCCCGAGCTGCCCGCCGGTGGAGCGCTGGTGCGCGTCGAGGCGGTCGGCATCTGCGCGAGCGACCTGAAGTGCTACCACGGGGCCGCGAAGTTCTGGGGTGACGAGAGCCGCCCGGCGTGGGCCGAGACCGAGGTCGTCCCCGGGCACGAGTTCGTCGGGGTCGTCGAGGACGTCGACGACGAGGCCGCCGCGCGCTGGGGCGTGGCGGTGGGTGACCGGGTCACCTCCGAGCAGATCGTGCCCTGCTGGAAGTGCCGCTACTGCCTGCGCGGGGCCTACCACATGTGCGCGGTGCACGACCTCTACGGCTTCAAGCGGCGCACCCCCGGGGCGATGGCGGAGTACATGGTGTTCCCGCCCGAGGCGCTCGTGCACAAGATCTCCAAGGACCTCCCCCCGGCGCACGCGGCCTTCGTGGAGCCGCTGTCGTGCTCCCTGCACGCGGTGGAGCGCGCCGACATCCAGTTCGAGGACGTCGTGGTGGTCGCCGGCTGCGGACCGATCGGCCTGGGCATGATCGCTGGCGCCAAGGCGAAGGGCGCCGCCCACGTGGTGGCCCTGGATGCGGTGGCCTCCAAGCTGGACCTCGCCCGGCGCTCGGGAGCCGACACGGTCCTCGACATCACCCAGGACGACATCTACGCCGCCGTGCGGGACCTCACCGGCGGCTTCGGCGCCGACGTCTACCTGGAGGGCACGGGCCACCCGGCGGCGGTCAAGCAGGGCCTGAACCTGCTGCGCAAGATGGGGACCTACGTGGAGTACGGCGTCTTCGGCTCCGAGGCGAGCGCCGACTGGTCGATCATCAGCGACGACAAGGAGCTCGACGTGCGAGGCGCGCACCTCGGCCCGCACACCTGGCCCAAGGCCGTCCAGATGATCGAGTCCGGGGTGCTGCCCCTGGACGACATCTGCACCCACCAGCTGCCGCTCTCGCGGTTCCAGGAGGGCCTGGACCTCGTGGGTGCGGGGACGCGGTCCGTGAAGGTGTCGCTGCTGCCCGGTGGCCCGGCGTGA
- a CDS encoding substrate-binding domain-containing protein, whose translation MNIARRKFLTLGAVGAVGLALSVSGCSQRAGTDATATGSGSGAGAAAGGFAAGSLIGVSLPQKTSQNWEDAQRLFPEKLKAAGFESQVQFANSGVAEQQSQISALITRGAKALIIGPIDGSQLGSQLAQAKAAGIPVISYDRMITNSADVNYLVTFQPDKVGELQGQSLLQGLEAKAGHPAPYNVELFAGSPDDNNARIFFEGAMKVLQPKIDDGTLKVPSGQVSFQQAATQGWDPKTAQNRMDSILTANYSGATLDGVLSPNDTIARALITSITNAGKPVPPMTGQDSDPESIKLIKDGVQYSTIDKPTLSQVDASVEIVKQLAAGQKVSVTNGESDNGVTKIPTDFLDPTLVTSANLAEVYGKDPVRGPIATGQG comes from the coding sequence ATGAACATCGCTCGCCGCAAGTTCCTGACCCTCGGCGCCGTCGGCGCCGTCGGCCTCGCCCTGTCCGTGTCCGGCTGCAGCCAGCGGGCCGGCACCGACGCCACCGCCACCGGCAGCGGCAGCGGCGCCGGCGCGGCCGCCGGCGGCTTCGCCGCAGGAAGCCTCATCGGCGTCTCCCTGCCGCAGAAGACCAGCCAGAACTGGGAGGACGCCCAGCGCCTCTTCCCCGAGAAGCTCAAGGCGGCCGGCTTCGAGAGCCAGGTCCAGTTCGCCAACAGCGGCGTCGCCGAGCAGCAGAGCCAGATCTCCGCGCTCATCACCCGCGGCGCCAAGGCGCTGATCATCGGCCCGATCGACGGCTCCCAGCTCGGCTCGCAGCTGGCGCAGGCGAAGGCGGCGGGCATCCCCGTCATCTCCTACGACCGCATGATCACCAACTCGGCCGACGTGAACTACCTCGTGACGTTCCAGCCCGACAAGGTGGGCGAGCTGCAGGGCCAGAGCCTGCTGCAGGGCCTCGAGGCCAAGGCCGGCCACCCGGCTCCCTACAACGTCGAGCTGTTCGCGGGCTCCCCGGACGACAACAACGCCCGCATCTTCTTCGAGGGCGCGATGAAGGTCCTGCAGCCCAAGATCGACGACGGCACGCTCAAGGTGCCCTCGGGCCAGGTCAGCTTCCAGCAGGCCGCCACCCAGGGCTGGGACCCCAAGACGGCGCAGAACCGGATGGACTCCATCCTCACCGCCAACTACTCCGGCGCCACCCTCGACGGTGTCCTGTCGCCCAACGACACGATCGCCCGCGCGCTGATCACCTCGATCACCAACGCCGGCAAGCCCGTGCCGCCGATGACCGGCCAGGACTCCGACCCCGAGAGCATCAAGCTCATCAAGGACGGCGTGCAGTACAGCACCATCGACAAGCCGACCCTGTCGCAGGTGGACGCCTCGGTGGAGATCGTCAAGCAGCTCGCCGCGGGGCAGAAGGTGAGCGTCACCAACGGCGAGTCCGACAACGGCGTCACGAAGATCCCCACGGACTTCCTCGACCCCACGCTCGTGACCTCGGCCAACCTCGCCGAGGTGTACGGCAAGGACCCGGTCCGCGGCCCCATCGCCACCGGCCAGGGCTGA
- a CDS encoding helix-turn-helix domain-containing protein, translated as MSGPVHGARAEDPSGTAAAVGPRLRAARSARRLSLEEVARTAGVTKGYLSKLERGQVGASVAVLVRLCEALDVAPGTLFEPAAPGEVLRAGDYPPLDFGGTGLREHLLTPRGEARLAVILSDIDADGGGGDEPYALPADVEVALVLEGSLELRFPDSGGPVRLGAGDVLTFDPGERHTFTAGPDGARVLWVITPGMLTTRSASGSPVDLRQRRHPRPG; from the coding sequence GTGAGCGGACCCGTCCACGGCGCCCGCGCGGAGGACCCCTCCGGGACCGCAGCCGCCGTCGGGCCGCGGCTGCGGGCCGCGCGCAGCGCCCGGCGGCTCAGCCTCGAGGAGGTCGCGCGCACCGCCGGGGTCACCAAGGGCTACCTGTCCAAGCTGGAGCGCGGCCAGGTCGGGGCGTCGGTGGCCGTGCTGGTGCGGCTCTGCGAGGCCCTGGACGTGGCCCCGGGCACCCTGTTCGAGCCCGCCGCACCCGGCGAGGTGCTGCGGGCCGGTGACTACCCGCCCCTCGACTTCGGCGGCACGGGGCTGCGCGAGCACCTCCTCACGCCGCGGGGGGAGGCGCGTCTGGCGGTCATCCTCAGCGACATCGACGCCGACGGCGGCGGTGGTGACGAGCCGTACGCCCTGCCCGCCGACGTCGAGGTGGCCCTGGTGCTCGAGGGGAGCCTGGAGCTGCGGTTCCCCGACTCCGGGGGGCCGGTGCGGCTGGGCGCCGGGGACGTGCTGACCTTCGACCCCGGTGAGCGCCACACGTTCACCGCGGGCCCCGACGGCGCCCGGGTGCTGTGGGTCATCACCCCGGGGATGCTCACGACCCGGAGCGCCAGCGGCTCTCCGGTCGACCTGCGCCAGCGGCGCCACCCCCGGCCCGGATGA